The Lactobacillus sp. ESL0680 DNA segment TTGCAACTTGCTGAGATAAATCAATGTCTTGATCAAGTTTGTTAAGTGCTTGTTGTCCCAAATTATATAAATTGTTTTCCATATGTTTAACGTCATTAGACACAGAATTCATCATTTCTCTATTCTCATCTTGTATTTTTTCTTGTCTAACTTCACTTATAATTAAATTAATTGTACTTTCAAAATCATGAGAACGATGCTGTCTAAGAAGTTTAATCATTTTACTTATTAAATCAGTATTACAATAAGCCTGATCCACATCACTTAACGTGGAAAAGCAATCCAAATCTTCAGAAGGCAGTTGCTCAATTTCCTTATTCCAATCCTCCATATACTTTTTTGCTTCTTGCGTTCTATCAGCAAATTCAAAAAGTTCATCTTTAGCCAATTTATTGCGCTTGAGAAGTAACCGATCTTTTTCTTCATTCCGCTTATATTGAGTTTTTGAAATCTTTCTATTTTTAAAAAATATATAAATCAGATATCCTATTAGTCCGTAAAACATTACTGTAAATATTATTGTACAGAGTCCATTTATTAGATTACCTAATAAACTTAAAAAGATAATTTTTAATAATATACTTCCGAATGCATGAAGTATTATTAGAGCAATTACACCCAAAAGCAATAATTTCCATGTTGATTTTTCAATTCGAATTTTCTTTTTGTCTGGAATACTATTTATTTCATTTATTCGACTCTGAAGATCCTTTATCTTCTCGTTTTCATTTAATCTTTCAGCAAGTTTAGGATATGTATCAGAAAGTTCATCTTTGGTATATAAGTCATAAGCCTTATTCGCTATGTCACTAACTAATTTTCGATATTCATTGCTATGGCTTTCTTGAAAATCTACAACATTAAATGCATGACTTAAAAAATTAATTAGTTCATTTCTATTTAATTTGTCAATATCTATCATATTATCCTCTTAACTAACAAATATACTTTTACTACGCCGTTTGCAAAATCACATCAGCTAAAACTTTGCCATACAACCAACTATCTAATCGATAAATTATGACTAAACTTTTATACTTTTTAAAACACCAACAAATTTATGCTTACCATTAAAACTCTCCTGTACATAAATATCGTTAGCAATTTAATAATATTCTTTTTTGTTTTTAAATCAATAAGATTTGCTTTTTTCGTTAAAAATATAAAAGGAAGACAATTCAAATTGTCTTCCTTTTATAATTGCTAAACATGGTCAGTAATATTTAGTCGTAACGTTACATTTACACAATAAATATATTTATTTAATAATGATACTTTCATCGCTAGATTCAGCTTTAATTGTTCCTACTGGCTTAGCTACTTTCTTAGTAAAACTAGTATAGTTAGCGAAATTACGACGAATTCTCTTACCACGGAAAGTTATCCAACCTTCTCTTGGCGCAACTAAATCATAGTTAACATTTGTTGGACTGTGTTTTATCATTAATGAACTCTGTTTAAGATTATTTTTACCAATAAATTTGTCACGAGACATGTGCAGACCTCCATCTTTGACAGAGACTTTCGTTGTGTCAAGCTGACTGTTATTTATTGTGACATCACCTTCATTAGCATAAATTTTGCCATGGTGAAATTCTGATGAATAAGCTTCAAAGCCACCAATGGCATGAATTATTATTTGCTTTTTTGCGACTAACTTATTTATTTCTAGCATACCTGAACCTGAGCTAATATTACTCTTATCAAAAGTACAATTATCAATATCCATATCAGACATATCGGTACTAATCTGCGCTTGTTTTACTTGCAAATTATGCAGCTGTAAGTCATCTTGTTCATTATAGTCAGCAATACCAACTACTAATTTTTGCAAATTTAAATCCGCGACTTTTAAGCTCCCTTGCGTATTATTGTCCTCAATCTTAGTTAAGGCTGTCTTAGTTGGTACCGTAATTTCAACTTCTGGACGTTGCTTATAAAACTTCCAATCAATAGCAATTGGATAAGTTTGGTGCCGTTGACCTATTACTATTTTGTCTTTTACCTTGTTAACAACAAGTGAATGTTCTTTAGTATCAATCACCTTAATTTGATATTTATTGCCGCGATGAATCCGATAATCGACTTCACCAGTATTTAATTCAACCTGACTAAATTTCTTGTAAGGTAAAGTTCTTTCATGTGAAAAGGTTTTGGCATCAAGTACCTGAAAGTTAGTCAAATCCGTCCCAACGACTGGCTGCAAACCACCATTAATATAACCAGCAATTATTAAAATCAAACCAATTATTAAAGTTGCAGCTCCTATTTTATAAAATCGTTTCATCATTTGGCCTCCTTATCAGTTTTAGTTTGGTAGTAACGCTTCTTAAAGATTTTTTTACCCAAAAAGCGGGCAAATTGTGCACATTTAGCAGCTAAAAAACGAACA contains these protein-coding regions:
- a CDS encoding DUF4097 family beta strand repeat-containing protein, translating into MMKRFYKIGAATLIIGLILIIAGYINGGLQPVVGTDLTNFQVLDAKTFSHERTLPYKKFSQVELNTGEVDYRIHRGNKYQIKVIDTKEHSLVVNKVKDKIVIGQRHQTYPIAIDWKFYKQRPEVEITVPTKTALTKIEDNNTQGSLKVADLNLQKLVVGIADYNEQDDLQLHNLQVKQAQISTDMSDMDIDNCTFDKSNISSGSGMLEINKLVAKKQIIIHAIGGFEAYSSEFHHGKIYANEGDVTINNSQLDTTKVSVKDGGLHMSRDKFIGKNNLKQSSLMIKHSPTNVNYDLVAPREGWITFRGKRIRRNFANYTSFTKKVAKPVGTIKAESSDESIIIK